One Cryobacterium arcticum genomic window carries:
- a CDS encoding ABC transporter ATP-binding protein, producing MTNSAIATDNLSKSYGSEVALDALSLEVGIGEVFGLLGHNGAGKTTTVNVLTTLLEPTQGNAEVAGHSVTADAKGVRAAIGYLPESVQFYDNLTLMENLRFFAQLSGLRRPDQRIHDVLRILDFEGHDRQRVGTFSKGMRQRVGIAQAILHSPSVLFLDEPTSGLDPEGVRTLRETIVRLNAEFGMTIFMNTHLLSEVTKTCTSIGILRNGKLVHQDTLARTLADFPGEESLEEIYFRLESGHVS from the coding sequence ATGACAAACTCAGCAATCGCGACCGACAATCTGTCGAAGTCGTACGGTTCCGAGGTAGCGCTTGATGCGCTGTCCTTGGAAGTCGGGATCGGCGAGGTATTCGGGCTGCTCGGCCACAACGGTGCCGGCAAGACAACCACCGTCAACGTCCTGACTACTCTGCTGGAGCCGACTCAGGGAAACGCGGAAGTGGCTGGTCACAGCGTGACCGCTGACGCCAAGGGTGTGCGGGCAGCGATTGGATACTTACCGGAGAGCGTCCAGTTCTACGACAATCTGACCCTGATGGAGAACCTAAGGTTTTTCGCCCAACTGTCGGGCCTGCGGCGTCCGGATCAGCGCATCCATGATGTGTTGCGCATCCTTGATTTCGAAGGACATGATCGGCAGCGGGTGGGGACGTTCAGTAAGGGCATGCGTCAGCGTGTCGGCATCGCCCAGGCGATACTCCACTCACCGTCGGTGCTGTTTCTCGACGAGCCGACGTCGGGGTTGGATCCAGAAGGGGTGCGTACCCTGCGCGAGACGATTGTGCGGTTGAACGCCGAGTTCGGCATGACGATCTTCATGAACACTCACCTTCTTTCTGAGGTGACTAAGACGTGCACAAGCATCGGAATCCTTCGAAATGGGAAGCTCGTGCACCAGGACACTCTGGCCAGAACCCTGGCGGACTTCCCGGGCGAGGAATCGCTGGAGGAGATCTACTTTCGGTTGGAGTCGGGGCACGTATCGTGA
- a CDS encoding YkvA family protein, with amino-acid sequence MEWWQVLISVLGGLVLLWLTLIGVLIWTSRGQAEKIKLVDALRLGPDVVRVIQRLAADPTVPRGVRLWLLVVVVYLLLPIDLIPDFIPVIGYADDAIVIALAIRFATRHAGAGAIDRHWPGTPQGLNALRTLVGLD; translated from the coding sequence ATGGAATGGTGGCAGGTACTGATCAGTGTTCTCGGCGGACTCGTCCTGCTGTGGCTCACACTCATCGGAGTTCTCATCTGGACCTCTCGCGGTCAGGCCGAGAAAATCAAACTGGTCGACGCCCTCCGCCTCGGTCCCGACGTGGTACGGGTCATCCAACGCCTCGCCGCCGACCCGACCGTCCCCCGGGGCGTCCGACTCTGGCTGCTCGTGGTCGTGGTCTACCTACTGCTACCAATCGACCTGATACCCGATTTCATCCCAGTGATCGGATACGCAGACGACGCTATTGTCATTGCTCTAGCCATCAGGTTCGCGACCCGTCACGCCGGCGCCGGGGCCATAGACCGGCACTGGCCCGGCACACCACAGGGACTCAACGCTCTACGCACCCTCGTAGGCCTCGACTAA
- a CDS encoding uracil-DNA glycosylase family protein, whose product MAALNALVRRLRTADHGARVVPWVDPDSGGVQARVLVLFESPANLTASANSSAFSSEDNVNPTSRSFKAARLEAGMSRGDYVRWNVVPWPLFDAAGGRRVPNADDLDDAQPALAAVIALMPSLTSIVTFGATALTGIMRYYTLHAQPVIVPVLAAPHPSPANGHRRAENHVRAVNALRRSLR is encoded by the coding sequence GTGGCAGCCCTGAACGCACTCGTTCGACGGCTGCGCACAGCCGACCACGGCGCCCGGGTAGTGCCATGGGTCGACCCCGACAGTGGTGGAGTGCAAGCACGAGTGCTGGTGCTCTTCGAGAGCCCGGCGAATCTGACGGCGAGCGCCAACTCTTCGGCTTTCAGTTCAGAAGACAACGTGAACCCTACGTCGCGGTCATTCAAAGCCGCGCGTCTAGAGGCTGGAATGTCGCGTGGCGACTACGTGCGGTGGAACGTGGTCCCTTGGCCACTGTTCGACGCAGCCGGCGGGCGCCGCGTACCCAACGCCGACGACCTCGACGACGCGCAACCTGCTCTTGCTGCCGTCATCGCTTTGATGCCGAGCCTGACCTCGATCGTGACGTTTGGTGCGACAGCGCTGACCGGGATCATGCGGTACTACACCCTGCATGCTCAACCGGTCATCGTGCCCGTGTTGGCGGCGCCGCACCCATCACCCGCGAACGGGCACCGGCGGGCCGAGAACCACGTGCGCGCGGTCAACGCGCTGCGCCGATCACTTCGCTGA
- a CDS encoding LysR family transcriptional regulator: MSDFELPDLKSLQTLAAVAEFGSLTSASTNLGVTQQAVSSRIRALEVRTGSELVTRSARGSQLTEAGMLVAGWAQDVLDAADRFEVAVRALRDARHLQLRVGASLTVAEHLMPEWLVAFQAGSGHPAAVDLAVANSRSVVEQVRAGARDIGFIETPDVPSDLESRVIGFDELVVVVGVNHPWARRRRAVSAAELASTALVVREEGSGTRRTLELALGALESPLVPDAPALVLPTTTAIRSTAASGSAPAVLSSLAIRDDVTLGRLVRVRIAGLALKRPLTAVWARSTTGLPENAERLLLIARTHAR; the protein is encoded by the coding sequence GTGAGCGACTTCGAACTGCCTGATCTGAAAAGTCTGCAGACTCTCGCGGCCGTGGCAGAGTTCGGCAGTCTCACGTCTGCTAGCACGAACCTCGGGGTGACCCAGCAGGCGGTCTCCTCGCGCATCCGCGCCCTGGAAGTCCGCACCGGATCCGAGCTCGTGACCCGGTCGGCCCGTGGTTCCCAGTTGACCGAGGCGGGCATGCTGGTGGCCGGTTGGGCGCAGGATGTGCTGGATGCTGCCGACCGGTTCGAGGTGGCGGTCAGAGCTCTCCGAGACGCACGTCATTTGCAGCTGCGGGTCGGCGCGAGTCTGACGGTCGCCGAGCACCTCATGCCGGAGTGGTTGGTTGCGTTCCAGGCGGGGAGCGGGCATCCGGCTGCCGTCGATCTGGCCGTGGCGAACAGTCGTAGTGTTGTTGAGCAGGTGCGCGCGGGTGCCCGCGACATCGGGTTCATCGAGACCCCCGACGTGCCTTCCGACCTCGAATCGCGGGTCATCGGGTTCGACGAGCTTGTTGTCGTGGTCGGGGTGAACCATCCATGGGCGCGGCGTCGACGCGCGGTCAGCGCAGCAGAGCTCGCCTCGACCGCCCTGGTGGTCCGTGAAGAGGGTTCCGGCACGAGGCGCACGCTCGAACTCGCCCTCGGAGCGCTCGAGTCGCCGCTGGTTCCGGATGCTCCCGCTTTGGTGTTGCCAACAACGACCGCGATCCGTTCCACCGCCGCCTCGGGTAGTGCGCCCGCGGTGCTGAGCTCACTCGCCATCCGCGACGACGTGACGCTCGGTCGCCTCGTTCGGGTTCGTATTGCGGGACTGGCGCTGAAGCGTCCGCTCACGGCGGTGTGGGCGCGCAGCACAACCGGCCTGCCGGAGAACGCCGAGCGACTGCTTCTGATCGCCCGGACGCATGCACGCTGA
- a CDS encoding TDT family transporter has translation MSTAQAVRPATPSRMLMRELEHPMHMFRNITPNWYASVMGTGIVANAAATLPLQFAGLRAAATVVWVIASVLLVALTAATVMHWVTNRETARTHHLNPVMAHFYGAPAMALLTVGAGTILLGRDVLGEQTAVAIDAVLWALGTIMGLATAVAVPYLTFTKFTVSADSAFGGWLMPIVPPMVSASTGALLIPYLPEGQARLTMLLACYGMFGLSLLASLIVITLIWSRLTTHKIGAAAMVPTLWIVLGPLGQSVTAVNLLGGNAHLATTTSLADALQAFGVIYGVPVLGFAALWAALALAITVRTAREHLPFSLTWWSFTFPVGTCVTGLTGVALHTGSVAFQVAAVFAFAALLTAWAVVAVRTFHGSALTGVLFMPPAAKTV, from the coding sequence ATGTCAACCGCCCAGGCCGTCCGACCCGCCACCCCGTCACGGATGCTTATGCGCGAGCTCGAACACCCGATGCACATGTTCCGGAACATCACGCCGAACTGGTACGCGTCGGTCATGGGCACAGGAATCGTAGCCAACGCCGCCGCCACCCTCCCCCTGCAGTTCGCCGGCCTTCGCGCTGCGGCGACAGTGGTGTGGGTCATCGCCAGCGTGCTGCTCGTCGCGCTCACCGCCGCGACGGTCATGCACTGGGTCACGAACAGGGAGACGGCCCGCACCCACCACTTGAACCCCGTCATGGCCCACTTCTACGGGGCGCCCGCGATGGCCCTCCTCACCGTCGGGGCCGGAACCATCCTCCTCGGCCGGGACGTTCTCGGCGAACAGACCGCCGTCGCCATCGACGCCGTGCTCTGGGCCCTCGGCACGATCATGGGCCTGGCAACCGCTGTCGCGGTGCCGTACCTGACCTTCACGAAGTTCACGGTCTCGGCCGACAGCGCCTTTGGCGGCTGGCTGATGCCCATCGTGCCGCCCATGGTCTCTGCGTCGACAGGCGCCCTGCTCATCCCGTACCTGCCCGAGGGCCAGGCCAGGCTCACCATGCTGCTGGCCTGCTACGGGATGTTCGGCCTCAGCCTCCTCGCTTCTCTCATCGTCATCACCCTCATCTGGTCGCGCCTCACCACGCACAAGATCGGTGCGGCCGCGATGGTTCCGACGCTCTGGATCGTGCTTGGCCCGCTCGGCCAATCCGTCACCGCCGTGAACCTGCTCGGCGGCAACGCCCACCTCGCTACCACCACATCCCTCGCCGACGCCCTTCAGGCCTTCGGCGTGATCTACGGGGTACCCGTACTCGGTTTCGCAGCCCTCTGGGCAGCACTCGCCCTAGCGATCACCGTGCGAACCGCACGCGAACACCTCCCGTTCTCGTTGACATGGTGGTCGTTCACCTTTCCCGTCGGTACCTGCGTCACCGGCCTCACCGGGGTAGCCCTGCACACCGGATCAGTCGCGTTCCAGGTCGCCGCCGTATTCGCCTTCGCCGCACTTCTCACCGCCTGGGCAGTCGTGGCCGTCCGCACATTCCACGGCAGCGCCCTCACCGGCGTTCTCTTCATGCCCCCTGCAGCGAAGACCGTCTGA
- a CDS encoding recombinase family protein — MRYLGYTRVSTRSQDARLQVDALVKSGVQERDIFADVTSGSRTAISRPGMKKLLEYAKPGDTVVVWRVDRLGRSLIDVLNTVKLLRERDIHVKSISDGIDPSTTSGRLMLNMLATLAEYERELITERVNAGITAARNGGTKFGRPLSDPVVVADKLRLVTEARAKGRTAEDAARLVGWSRATLYRHQQAVAARESTTV; from the coding sequence GTGAGATATCTCGGATACACGCGGGTCAGCACCAGAAGCCAAGACGCACGGTTGCAGGTCGACGCCCTGGTCAAATCTGGCGTGCAGGAGCGGGATATTTTCGCCGACGTCACATCGGGGAGTCGGACCGCGATCTCCCGCCCCGGCATGAAGAAGCTACTCGAGTACGCCAAGCCCGGTGACACCGTCGTGGTGTGGCGGGTCGACCGCCTCGGACGGTCCCTCATCGATGTGCTCAACACGGTGAAGCTGCTCCGAGAGCGTGACATACACGTGAAGAGCATCTCGGATGGCATCGACCCGTCGACGACCTCCGGCCGGCTCATGCTGAACATGCTCGCGACCTTGGCCGAGTACGAACGCGAGCTGATTACAGAACGGGTGAACGCAGGAATCACAGCCGCCCGGAACGGCGGCACCAAGTTTGGTCGGCCCCTGTCCGATCCCGTGGTCGTAGCCGACAAACTTAGGCTCGTCACGGAAGCCCGGGCGAAGGGCCGGACTGCGGAGGATGCGGCAAGGCTCGTCGGTTGGAGCCGGGCCACCCTGTACCGGCATCAGCAGGCCGTCGCGGCGCGCGAGAGCACCACCGTGTAG
- a CDS encoding PadR family transcriptional regulator — MANEPPLDELDEYRDLLVGLVRMHVLHHAAQEEIYGVWMIDELASHGYRLSAGTLYPMLHKMVRDGYLTVRSERDGRTVRKFYAATDKGRRGLAVARERMQIFTRKGTADDS; from the coding sequence ATGGCTAACGAACCTCCTCTTGATGAGTTAGATGAGTATCGAGATCTGCTGGTCGGGCTCGTGCGGATGCATGTGCTCCACCACGCCGCGCAGGAGGAGATCTACGGAGTCTGGATGATCGACGAGTTGGCCAGCCACGGCTACCGGCTGTCGGCTGGGACTCTGTACCCGATGCTGCACAAGATGGTGCGGGACGGCTACCTGACGGTCAGGAGCGAACGGGACGGGCGCACGGTGCGCAAGTTCTACGCCGCCACGGACAAGGGTCGCCGCGGACTTGCGGTCGCCCGGGAACGCATGCAGATCTTCACCCGGAAAGGCACGGCCGATGACAGCTGA
- the chrA gene encoding chromate efflux transporter, translating to MTAEPTASPLAKQGTAWEALRVFAKLGVTSFGGPIAHLGYFRDELVQRRRWVDDTEYGDLVALSQFLPGPASSQVGFGLGLFRAGPAGAIAAFLAFTLPSAALMVAFAYGAPLFVGIVGGGLLTGLKIVAVAIVAQAVWGMARTLTPDRTRASIAVLAALSALLLTGSVGQIGAIVLGALAGLIFCRSAVAPAAAMIRFPVTRAVGVACLVLFIVLLVGLPILATTTQLGALELFDAFYRAGALVFGGGHVVLPLLQAGVVDTGWVTSDQFLAGYGAAQAVPGPLFTFAAYLGTLSTTGPGGIAGAAIALVGVFLPGFLLLTGVLPFWNTFRSRPWAQALMRGANAAVVGILAAALYDPVFTTAIIGPAPFVLALICFVLLIAWRTPAWAVVIIGAAGGILVALTT from the coding sequence ATGACAGCTGAACCCACGGCTTCCCCCCTCGCGAAGCAGGGCACCGCATGGGAGGCGCTCCGGGTGTTCGCCAAGCTGGGCGTGACGTCGTTCGGCGGGCCGATCGCCCATCTGGGCTACTTCCGCGACGAACTGGTGCAACGCCGTCGCTGGGTCGACGACACGGAGTACGGCGATCTCGTGGCGCTCAGCCAATTCCTCCCCGGCCCGGCGTCGAGCCAGGTCGGTTTCGGCCTCGGGCTCTTCCGTGCCGGGCCAGCCGGAGCGATCGCCGCCTTCCTGGCCTTCACCCTGCCCTCAGCCGCTCTCATGGTCGCGTTCGCCTACGGTGCGCCGCTGTTCGTGGGGATCGTCGGCGGGGGCCTCCTCACCGGCCTGAAGATCGTTGCCGTGGCGATCGTGGCCCAGGCGGTGTGGGGCATGGCCCGTACTCTCACCCCGGACAGGACGCGCGCCTCCATCGCCGTGCTCGCCGCGCTCAGCGCTCTGCTCCTCACCGGCTCCGTCGGGCAGATCGGCGCGATCGTGCTCGGCGCCCTCGCCGGGTTGATCTTCTGCCGTAGCGCCGTCGCACCGGCGGCGGCGATGATCCGTTTCCCGGTCACGCGGGCCGTGGGTGTGGCCTGCCTGGTGCTGTTCATCGTGCTCCTGGTCGGGCTGCCGATTCTCGCCACGACGACACAATTGGGTGCCCTCGAGCTGTTCGACGCGTTCTACCGCGCGGGCGCCCTCGTCTTCGGCGGCGGCCACGTTGTACTACCGCTGCTTCAAGCCGGTGTGGTCGACACCGGATGGGTCACATCCGATCAATTCCTGGCCGGCTACGGTGCCGCCCAAGCCGTGCCCGGTCCGCTGTTCACATTCGCCGCCTACCTCGGCACCCTCTCCACAACAGGACCTGGCGGCATCGCCGGCGCGGCCATCGCCCTCGTAGGGGTGTTCCTGCCCGGCTTCCTGCTACTAACTGGGGTACTGCCGTTCTGGAACACCTTCCGGTCACGCCCGTGGGCACAAGCACTTATGCGAGGAGCCAACGCAGCCGTGGTCGGCATCCTCGCAGCCGCCCTCTACGACCCCGTCTTCACGACCGCGATCATTGGGCCGGCACCATTCGTACTTGCCTTGATCTGCTTCGTGCTCCTGATCGCGTGGCGCACTCCCGCGTGGGCAGTCGTCATTATCGGCGCAGCAGGAGGAATTCTGGTAGCACTCACGACCTGA
- a CDS encoding undecaprenyl-diphosphate phosphatase → MNILHAIILGIIEGLTEFLPVSSTGHLTIVEKLLGLSIDDPGVTAFTAIIQFGAIVAVILYFRSDIGRLLAAWGRGLLNRPARQNDDYWFAWYIIAGSIPIGIVGFLARGLISGPLRNLWIVVAGLILWSVVMVVAERLGKQTRPEKALTLKDALIIGLVQCIALIPGVSRSGATISAGLFRNLDRVAATRLSFFLAIPALVGAGVYEGVSEGGAVSSTVGWVPVLIGTAVSFVVAYASIAWLLRLVARHPITVFIWYRVALGLVVAACLTTGVLAAT, encoded by the coding sequence GTGAACATCCTCCACGCCATCATTCTCGGGATCATTGAGGGACTGACCGAATTCCTCCCCGTTTCCAGTACCGGACACCTCACGATCGTCGAGAAGCTCCTCGGACTCTCGATCGATGACCCGGGTGTGACTGCGTTCACCGCGATCATCCAGTTCGGCGCGATCGTCGCCGTCATCCTCTACTTCCGTTCAGACATCGGCCGCCTGCTTGCCGCGTGGGGGCGAGGACTACTCAACCGGCCGGCACGTCAGAACGACGACTACTGGTTCGCCTGGTACATCATCGCCGGCTCAATCCCCATCGGCATCGTGGGATTCCTGGCCCGCGGACTGATTTCCGGGCCGCTCCGCAACCTCTGGATCGTTGTGGCCGGCCTGATCCTGTGGAGTGTGGTCATGGTTGTCGCCGAACGCCTCGGAAAACAGACCCGACCAGAGAAGGCCCTCACCCTGAAAGATGCCCTCATCATCGGTCTCGTTCAGTGCATCGCTCTGATTCCCGGGGTTTCTCGCTCTGGTGCGACGATCAGTGCCGGGCTATTCCGCAACCTGGACCGTGTCGCTGCGACTCGACTGTCCTTCTTCCTCGCCATTCCGGCCCTCGTGGGTGCCGGCGTCTACGAAGGCGTGAGTGAAGGCGGTGCTGTCAGTTCCACGGTCGGCTGGGTTCCCGTCCTTATCGGCACGGCAGTGAGCTTTGTCGTCGCCTATGCCTCTATCGCCTGGCTTCTTCGCCTCGTCGCCCGGCATCCCATCACCGTGTTCATCTGGTATCGCGTCGCCCTCGGCCTTGTCGTCGCAGCGTGCCTTACAACTGGCGTGCTGGCCGCGACCTAA
- a CDS encoding recombinase family protein, translated as MLVGYMRVSKADGSQSTDLQRDALLSAGVKTDHLYEDQASGKKDDRPHLAACLKALRKGDTLLVWKLDRLGRNLRHLVNTVHDLTDRGVGLKVLTGEGAAIDTTTAPGKLVFGIFAALAEFERALISERTIAGLAAARARGRNGGRPFKMTPAKVRLAMAAMGQKETKVGELCTELGVTRQTLYRHVSPSGELRPDGEKVISKRKMYS; from the coding sequence ATGCTCGTCGGATACATGCGAGTCTCGAAGGCTGACGGGTCACAGAGCACCGATCTGCAACGAGACGCGCTCCTATCCGCCGGGGTCAAGACCGATCACCTTTACGAGGATCAGGCCTCCGGGAAGAAAGACGATCGCCCACACTTGGCGGCCTGCCTGAAAGCACTTCGAAAAGGCGACACCCTCCTCGTCTGGAAGCTCGACCGGCTCGGTCGTAACCTGCGCCACCTCGTGAACACGGTCCACGACCTCACCGACCGTGGCGTCGGCCTCAAAGTCCTCACCGGGGAGGGCGCAGCCATCGACACCACAACCGCACCCGGCAAGCTCGTCTTCGGCATCTTCGCCGCCCTCGCAGAGTTCGAGCGCGCGCTCATCTCCGAACGCACCATTGCGGGACTCGCGGCGGCGCGTGCGCGAGGCAGGAACGGCGGGCGCCCGTTCAAAATGACGCCGGCCAAGGTTCGCTTGGCGATGGCCGCCATGGGGCAAAAGGAGACGAAGGTGGGCGAGCTCTGCACCGAACTTGGCGTCACCCGGCAAACGCTGTATCGGCACGTGTCGCCATCCGGAGAACTCAGACCCGACGGCGAGAAAGTCATCTCAAAGCGAAAGATGTATTCCTAA
- a CDS encoding MerR family transcriptional regulator, whose protein sequence is MAQDEAVATMHIGELAERTGLSLRTIRHYDEIGLLKPSGRTDGGFRLYTDQDQARLILIRRMKPLGFSLDEMMSLLRTIDTLDGVIEGSDAATVKSDLESFITQADERRQKLQEQLAMADEFLDLLRQQQAAFAGA, encoded by the coding sequence ATGGCTCAGGATGAGGCGGTAGCAACGATGCACATCGGTGAGCTGGCCGAGCGGACAGGGCTGTCGCTCCGAACGATTCGCCACTATGACGAAATCGGCCTCTTGAAGCCCTCAGGTCGAACTGACGGCGGTTTTCGCCTCTACACAGATCAAGACCAGGCGCGGTTGATCCTCATCCGCCGTATGAAGCCGCTGGGCTTCTCGCTCGACGAGATGATGTCTCTCCTCAGGACCATCGATACTTTGGACGGCGTGATCGAGGGCTCCGATGCCGCTACCGTGAAATCCGACTTGGAGTCCTTCATCACCCAAGCCGACGAACGACGACAGAAATTGCAGGAGCAGTTGGCGATGGCCGACGAATTTCTTGACCTTCTGCGCCAGCAGCAGGCGGCGTTCGCAGGGGCATGA
- a CDS encoding SulP family inorganic anion transporter, whose protein sequence is MALTTTKPTPNRYKAEPSVITALRTPRILTREVLAGLVVAMALIPEAISFSIIAGVDPRVGLFSSFVMAVSIAFLGGRPAMITAATGAIALVIAPVARDYGMDYFIATVILAGVLQVILGVLGVAKLMRFIPRSVMVGFVNSLAILIFIAQLPQLLGVPFMVYPLVAIGIIIMVVMPRFTKIVPAPLVAIVLLTIATVTIAINVPTVGDQGELPKSLPELFIPNVPLNWETLSIIAPYAFAMAMVGILESLMTAKLVDEVTDTHSNKTRETWGQGAANMLSGFFGGMGGCAMIGQTMINVKASGARTRISTFLAGVFLLILVVALGDLVAIIPMAALVAVMIIVSVLTFDWHSIRPSTLKRMPKSETTVMLSTVVVVVITHNLAIGVIVGVLVAMVAFARRVAHLVNVERTLSTEDTVPTARYTVTGALFFASSNDLTTQFEYADDPDRVVIDMSASHIWDASTVAALDAITNKYERHGKRAVIIGLNEASTDIHARLAGNLGGGH, encoded by the coding sequence ATGGCTCTCACCACCACAAAGCCCACCCCCAACCGCTACAAGGCCGAACCGTCGGTCATAACAGCGCTCCGCACCCCGCGCATCCTCACCCGCGAGGTCCTCGCCGGCCTCGTCGTGGCAATGGCCCTTATCCCCGAGGCCATCTCGTTCTCGATCATCGCGGGCGTCGACCCGCGGGTCGGGCTGTTCTCCTCGTTCGTGATGGCAGTGTCCATCGCGTTCCTCGGCGGCCGGCCCGCGATGATCACTGCCGCCACTGGCGCGATCGCGCTGGTCATCGCGCCCGTCGCCCGGGATTACGGCATGGACTACTTCATCGCCACGGTCATCCTGGCGGGGGTGCTACAGGTGATTCTCGGAGTGCTGGGCGTGGCCAAGCTGATGCGGTTCATCCCGCGCAGCGTCATGGTCGGCTTCGTCAACTCGTTGGCCATCCTGATCTTCATCGCCCAGCTGCCGCAGCTGCTCGGCGTGCCGTTCATGGTCTACCCGCTCGTGGCGATCGGCATCATCATCATGGTCGTGATGCCCCGGTTCACCAAGATCGTGCCGGCGCCGCTGGTGGCCATCGTGCTGCTCACCATCGCCACGGTCACCATCGCCATCAACGTGCCCACTGTGGGCGACCAAGGTGAGCTGCCCAAGAGCCTGCCCGAGTTATTCATTCCGAACGTCCCGCTGAACTGGGAAACCCTGTCAATCATCGCCCCCTACGCCTTCGCCATGGCCATGGTCGGCATCCTCGAATCACTGATGACCGCCAAGCTCGTCGACGAGGTCACCGACACCCACTCCAACAAGACCCGCGAAACCTGGGGCCAGGGAGCGGCCAACATGCTCTCCGGCTTCTTCGGCGGCATGGGCGGCTGCGCCATGATCGGCCAGACCATGATCAACGTCAAGGCCTCTGGCGCCCGCACCCGAATCTCCACCTTCCTCGCCGGTGTGTTCCTGCTGATCCTCGTCGTCGCCCTCGGCGACCTGGTCGCGATCATCCCCATGGCGGCGCTGGTGGCCGTGATGATCATCGTGTCGGTGCTCACCTTCGACTGGCACAGCATCCGCCCCTCGACCCTCAAGCGGATGCCCAAGAGCGAGACCACCGTCATGCTCTCCACCGTCGTGGTGGTCGTCATAACCCACAACCTCGCCATCGGCGTGATCGTGGGCGTACTCGTGGCCATGGTCGCGTTTGCCCGCCGGGTGGCGCACCTCGTCAACGTGGAGCGAACCCTCTCCACCGAGGACACCGTGCCCACGGCCCGGTACACCGTGACCGGGGCGCTGTTCTTCGCCTCGAGCAACGACCTCACCACCCAGTTCGAGTACGCCGACGACCCCGACCGGGTGGTCATCGATATGTCCGCCTCGCACATCTGGGATGCCTCCACCGTGGCCGCGCTAGACGCGATCACGAACAAGTACGAACGCCACGGCAAGCGCGCCGTGATCATCGGCCTGAACGAAGCCAGCACCGACATCCACGCCCGCCTCGCCGGCAATCTCGGCGGCGGCCACTAG